Proteins encoded within one genomic window of Candidatus Brevundimonas colombiensis:
- a CDS encoding nucleotidyltransferase family protein — protein MTDALNKELTDIVRADPGLMHVLTTVRELDLPDWRLVSGAVYQAVWNVRTGRPAGYGVKDYDLAYFDGSDLSYEAEDGVIKRVAAAFDEPFRSRVEVRNQARVHLWFQDRFGEPYEALKSTDEALGRFVAPTFAVGVRLEADDTLTVAAPFGLEDVFSMTIRPNPNRPVARSWTKVIENARARWPELTVVEA, from the coding sequence ATGACCGACGCCCTGAACAAGGAACTGACCGACATCGTTCGGGCCGACCCCGGCCTGATGCATGTCCTGACCACGGTGCGGGAACTGGACCTGCCGGATTGGCGGCTGGTGTCCGGCGCTGTCTATCAGGCGGTGTGGAACGTGCGGACCGGACGCCCGGCGGGGTATGGGGTCAAGGATTACGACCTGGCCTATTTCGACGGGTCGGACCTGTCCTACGAGGCCGAGGACGGGGTCATCAAACGGGTCGCCGCCGCCTTCGACGAACCGTTCCGCAGCCGGGTCGAGGTGCGCAACCAGGCGCGGGTGCATCTGTGGTTTCAGGATCGGTTCGGCGAACCCTATGAGGCGCTGAAATCGACCGACGAGGCGCTGGGGCGGTTCGTGGCGCCGACCTTCGCGGTCGGGGTGCGGCTGGAGGCGGACGATACACTCACCGTCGCCGCGCCGTTCGGGCTGGAGGACGTCTTCTCCATGACCATCCGGCCCAATCCGAACCGGCCGGTGGCCAGGAGCTGGACCAAGGTGATCGAGAATGCGCGGGCGCGATGGCCCGAGCTGACGGTGGTGGAGGCCTGA
- the thiD gene encoding bifunctional hydroxymethylpyrimidine kinase/phosphomethylpyrimidine kinase — MGRVLILAGSDSGGGAGIQADIKAVTMMGGYAATAITAITVQNTLGVHGVHPLPLDLIAAQGRAVLDDIGTDAFKTGMLGSVEVVETVAALLDGADAPAVVDPVMVAKGGHPLLPDAAVEAVKRLMIPRAALLTPNAPEAEALTGIAVQDLDGQRRAGEALLAMGARAVLMKGGHVPGTMVIDLLMTPDGETALEAERIDTRHTHGTGCTLASACAAGLALGRPLEVAVAEAWAYVGEAIRRAPGLGGGHGPLDHGWPVRG, encoded by the coding sequence ATGGGCCGGGTGCTGATCCTGGCCGGGTCCGACTCGGGCGGCGGGGCCGGAATCCAGGCCGATATCAAGGCCGTGACGATGATGGGCGGCTATGCGGCGACCGCCATCACGGCCATCACGGTGCAGAACACCCTGGGGGTTCACGGCGTCCATCCCCTGCCGCTGGACCTGATCGCGGCGCAGGGTCGGGCGGTGCTGGACGACATCGGGACCGACGCCTTCAAGACCGGAATGCTGGGCTCGGTCGAGGTGGTGGAGACGGTCGCCGCCCTGCTGGACGGCGCCGACGCCCCCGCCGTGGTCGATCCGGTCATGGTGGCCAAGGGCGGACATCCGCTGTTGCCCGACGCGGCGGTCGAGGCGGTGAAGCGGCTGATGATCCCGCGCGCGGCGTTGCTGACGCCCAATGCGCCCGAGGCCGAGGCCCTGACCGGCATCGCGGTCCAGGACCTGGACGGCCAGCGACGGGCGGGCGAGGCCCTGCTGGCCATGGGCGCACGGGCGGTGCTGATGAAGGGCGGCCATGTGCCGGGGACGATGGTGATCGACCTGCTGATGACCCCGGACGGCGAGACGGCGCTGGAGGCCGAGCGGATCGACACCCGCCACACTCACGGCACCGGCTGCACCCTGGCCAGCGCCTGCGCGGCGGGTCTGGCGCTGGGGCGGCCGCTGGAGGTCGCGGTCGCCGAAGCCTGGGCCTATGTCGGCGAGGCGATCCGCCGCGCGCCGGGCCTGGGCGGCGGTCACGGCCCGCTGGACCACGGTTGGCCGGTGCGGGGGTAG
- a CDS encoding CopG family transcriptional regulator, giving the protein MRTTLAIDDDVLNAARAIAVHQDRTVGEVVSELARQTLQKRPTTVRFRDGVPLLPDRPGPMVTLEDVNALRDELP; this is encoded by the coding sequence ATGCGCACCACCCTCGCCATCGACGACGACGTGCTGAACGCCGCGCGCGCCATTGCGGTTCATCAGGATCGAACGGTCGGCGAGGTCGTGTCCGAACTGGCGCGACAAACGCTGCAGAAGCGTCCCACGACCGTCCGGTTTCGTGACGGCGTCCCCCTTCTTCCCGACCGCCCGGGACCGATGGTCACACTGGAAGACGTCAACGCGCTGCGCGACGAACTGCCTTGA
- a CDS encoding DMT family protein, whose translation MPLMSYIAPIVMLALSNVFMTFAWYGHLKFEHKPLWLLVMASWSIAFFEYWLAVPANRIGIKVYSPAELKTMQEVITLLVFAGFSVLYLGEKLTVNHLVGFAFIGLGAFFIFKGPLGA comes from the coding sequence ATGCCCCTGATGTCCTACATCGCCCCCATCGTCATGTTGGCCCTGTCCAACGTCTTCATGACCTTCGCCTGGTACGGGCACCTGAAGTTCGAGCACAAGCCGTTGTGGCTGCTGGTGATGGCCAGCTGGAGCATCGCCTTCTTCGAATACTGGCTGGCGGTGCCGGCCAACCGGATCGGCATCAAGGTCTATTCGCCCGCCGAGTTGAAGACGATGCAGGAGGTGATCACCCTCCTGGTCTTCGCCGGGTTCTCGGTGCTGTATCTGGGCGAGAAGCTGACGGTGAACCATCTGGTCGGCTTCGCCTTCATCGGCCTGGGGGCCTTCTTCATCTTCAAGGGGCCGCTGGGCGCCTGA
- a CDS encoding VapC toxin family PIN domain ribonuclease: MTYLLDVNVLIALVDPRHVFHETANIWFQREAVSSWATCPITENGLVRIVGNSRYRNPVGTPFEVIGVLRLLREMSGHVFWPDTLSLADTSVFDGSAITTPEQVTDTYLLALAVSKGGRLATLDRRLSPHAVVGGRDALHLIGPPRA, translated from the coding sequence TTGACCTATCTGCTGGACGTCAACGTGCTGATCGCTCTGGTCGATCCACGTCACGTCTTCCATGAGACAGCCAATATCTGGTTTCAGCGCGAAGCCGTCTCCTCTTGGGCGACGTGTCCGATAACGGAAAATGGCCTGGTCCGCATCGTCGGCAACAGCCGCTATCGCAACCCGGTCGGAACGCCTTTCGAAGTCATTGGCGTTTTGCGTCTCCTGCGTGAAATGTCAGGCCATGTTTTCTGGCCGGACACACTCAGCCTGGCCGACACCAGCGTGTTCGACGGTTCTGCGATCACGACGCCCGAGCAGGTCACAGATACCTATCTACTCGCCCTGGCCGTGTCGAAGGGCGGGCGTTTGGCGACGCTCGACCGCCGCCTGTCGCCTCATGCGGTCGTCGGGGGGCGCGACGCGCTTCACCTCATCGGACCGCCTCGCGCCTAA
- the tilS gene encoding tRNA lysidine(34) synthetase TilS — MRRLTSDPGGLAERVFARLDARLSRNVERPVALALSGGGDSIALLRLATEWAGARGRRLLALSVDHGLNPDSARWNGFARQAAMTAGADWRGLRWEGDKPRTGLTAAARSARHRLIAGAARAAGARVVLFAHTADDIAEADLMRREGATLGRVREWSPSPVWPEGRGLMLLRPLLDEGREPLRDGLRAQGADWIEDPANADPRYGRSRARQALAAGGAAPQPVSGPRGVSGAQGLRTVGAASVEASRDIPARTLAAALVCVGGGATPPRGGRLETLVRRLRADEDFTATLCGARITAAGETATLVREAGEMARKGAAPLRLTPGVEAVWDGRFAFTAAEAGWSVAAGRGRLSQLSDTDRAALAPLTPQARAAWPVLVRDKGGDGGEGAVLAGSGVERRGLVAERLRLALDETTHEDDLISAPRWRNAMEPPIFPDRHIQTGGPNGAADDRGPQ, encoded by the coding sequence GTGCGCCGCCTGACGTCCGACCCGGGGGGGCTGGCCGAGCGCGTCTTCGCGCGACTGGACGCGCGGCTGAGCCGAAACGTCGAGCGGCCTGTGGCCCTGGCCCTGTCGGGCGGAGGGGATTCCATCGCCCTGCTGCGGCTGGCGACCGAATGGGCCGGGGCGCGCGGCAGACGTCTGCTGGCCCTGAGCGTGGATCACGGTCTGAACCCCGACAGCGCGCGCTGGAACGGCTTCGCCCGACAGGCGGCGATGACGGCGGGGGCGGACTGGCGCGGCCTGCGCTGGGAGGGCGACAAGCCCCGGACGGGACTGACGGCGGCGGCGCGGTCGGCGCGGCATCGGCTGATCGCCGGGGCGGCGCGGGCGGCCGGGGCGCGGGTCGTGCTGTTCGCCCATACGGCCGACGACATCGCCGAGGCCGATCTGATGCGGCGCGAGGGCGCGACGCTGGGGCGGGTGCGCGAATGGTCGCCGTCGCCCGTCTGGCCCGAGGGGCGGGGGCTGATGCTGCTGCGGCCGCTGCTGGACGAGGGGCGCGAACCCTTGCGCGACGGGCTGAGGGCGCAGGGGGCGGACTGGATCGAGGACCCCGCCAACGCCGATCCGCGCTATGGCCGCAGCCGGGCGCGGCAGGCCCTGGCCGCCGGGGGCGCGGCGCCGCAGCCGGTGTCGGGACCGCGCGGGGTCTCGGGCGCGCAGGGGCTGAGGACGGTCGGGGCGGCGTCGGTCGAGGCGTCGCGCGACATTCCGGCGCGAACCCTGGCGGCGGCCCTGGTCTGCGTGGGCGGCGGGGCGACTCCGCCACGCGGCGGGCGGCTGGAGACGCTGGTCCGGCGGCTGCGGGCGGACGAGGATTTCACCGCCACCCTGTGCGGAGCGCGGATCACGGCGGCGGGCGAGACCGCGACCCTGGTGCGCGAGGCGGGCGAGATGGCGCGAAAGGGCGCGGCGCCCCTGAGGCTGACGCCGGGGGTGGAGGCGGTGTGGGACGGGCGGTTCGCGTTCACGGCCGCCGAGGCGGGCTGGTCGGTCGCGGCCGGGCGCGGGCGATTGTCGCAGCTGTCGGACACGGACCGGGCGGCGCTGGCGCCCTTGACGCCTCAGGCGCGGGCGGCCTGGCCTGTTTTGGTCCGGGACAAGGGCGGGGATGGGGGCGAGGGTGCGGTTCTTGCAGGGTCGGGGGTCGAACGGCGCGGGCTTGTCGCGGAACGGCTCAGGCTGGCGCTGGACGAAACGACGCATGAAGACGACCTGATTTCCGCCCCGCGATGGCGTAACGCCATGGAACCTCCTATTTTCCCAGACAGACACATCCAGACCGGCGGCCCGAACGGGGCGGCGGACGACCGAGGACCTCAATGA
- a CDS encoding tol-pal system protein, translating to MTKLSISRAHTPADAPAYAIVAAAVGVVLMGGAAVAQQAQPNIMERTEWDNRRLDQLDRNVRRLERALTQRNAAGQPVLVEPDPEVVTLQGQFALMDRRLGDLEATVRRINGDNERLTFQLDEATRDNQALQTRLRDAETRIQKLETQAELNAPIEATSPTGDATRDLAAAVTLLSTDKPRGERALETVIAAWPDTPQSREANSRLGDLRVAANDKAGAVPYYAAALKDWPRIGWAADTTLKLADALFATQRKPQGCAALAEFTRRYAPSASDPQKARAAQLRTTGACAA from the coding sequence ATGACCAAGCTCTCGATCTCTCGCGCCCACACCCCTGCCGACGCCCCCGCCTACGCCATCGTCGCCGCTGCTGTCGGGGTCGTGCTGATGGGCGGCGCCGCCGTGGCTCAGCAGGCCCAGCCCAACATCATGGAGCGGACCGAATGGGACAACCGCCGCCTGGACCAGCTGGACCGCAACGTGCGTCGGCTGGAGCGGGCGCTGACCCAGAGGAACGCCGCCGGCCAGCCGGTGCTGGTCGAACCGGACCCCGAGGTGGTGACGCTGCAGGGGCAGTTCGCCCTGATGGATCGGCGCCTCGGCGACCTGGAGGCCACGGTGCGCCGCATCAACGGCGACAATGAGCGTCTGACCTTCCAGCTGGACGAGGCCACGCGCGACAATCAGGCCCTGCAGACCCGGCTGAGAGACGCCGAGACCCGCATCCAGAAGCTGGAGACCCAGGCCGAGCTGAACGCGCCGATCGAGGCGACCTCGCCCACCGGCGATGCGACGCGCGACCTGGCGGCGGCCGTGACCCTGTTGTCGACCGACAAGCCGCGCGGCGAGCGGGCGCTGGAGACGGTGATCGCGGCCTGGCCCGACACGCCGCAATCGCGTGAGGCGAACTCGCGTCTGGGCGACCTGCGGGTCGCGGCCAACGACAAGGCGGGGGCGGTGCCCTATTACGCCGCCGCGCTGAAGGACTGGCCGCGCATCGGCTGGGCGGCGGACACGACGCTGAAACTGGCCGACGCCCTGTTCGCGACCCAGCGTAAGCCGCAAGGCTGCGCCGCCCTGGCCGAGTTCACGCGCCGCTATGCGCCCTCGGCGTCCGATCCGCAGAAGGCCCGCGCGGCCCAGCTGCGGACCACGGGCGCGTGCGCCGCCTGA
- the ftsH gene encoding ATP-dependent zinc metalloprotease FtsH produces the protein MNLRNLAITGVIILALLAGYAALSQGGAMNGMAGQPAGGRPEVMSYSELVQRVSAGDVKKVTVRVDKVNGELKNGQRFTSTTVYPNEQLMANMLQAGVEIDAKSGGQSIWMSLLLGILPIALLIGVWIFFMRQMQGGAKGAMGFGKSKAKLLTEHKGRKTFDDVAGVDEAKDELQEVVDFLKDPGKFQRLGGKIPKGALLVGPPGTGKTLLARAVAGEAGVPFFSISGSDFVEMFVGVGASRVRDMFEQAKKNAPCIIFIDEIDAVGRHRGAGLGGGNDEREQTLNQLLVEMDGFEASENIILIAATNRPDVLDPALLRPGRFDRQVVVPNPDVSGRERILRVHMKDVPLAADVNVKTIARGTPGFSGADLANLVNEAALTAARKDRRMVTHRDFEDAKDKVLMGSERRSMAMNEEEKRLTAYHEAGHAIVAMNVKAADPVHKATIVPRGRALGMVMQLPEGDRYSMKYQQMIDRIAIMAGGRVAEELIFGKENITSGASSDIEQATKLARAMVTRWGFSEKLGTVAYGENQEEVFLGHSVARSQNISEETARTIDEEVRRLVSSGWDEARHILTTKADHHEKLSQALLEYETLSGEEIKDLLEKGVAPNRDENNFPNAGPSVSVPVTPVSDGTDIEVPVAAPAATSVPTVH, from the coding sequence ATGAACCTGCGTAATCTGGCGATCACCGGCGTGATCATTCTGGCGCTGCTGGCGGGCTATGCGGCCCTGTCCCAAGGCGGCGCGATGAACGGCATGGCCGGTCAGCCGGCGGGCGGACGGCCCGAAGTGATGAGCTATTCCGAACTGGTGCAGCGGGTGAGCGCCGGCGACGTCAAGAAGGTGACGGTGCGCGTCGACAAGGTGAACGGCGAGCTGAAGAACGGCCAGCGCTTCACCTCCACCACCGTCTATCCGAACGAACAGCTGATGGCGAACATGCTGCAGGCGGGCGTCGAGATCGACGCCAAGTCGGGCGGTCAGTCGATCTGGATGAGCCTGCTGCTGGGCATCCTGCCCATCGCCCTGCTGATCGGGGTGTGGATCTTCTTCATGCGCCAGATGCAGGGCGGGGCGAAGGGCGCCATGGGCTTCGGCAAGTCCAAGGCCAAGCTGCTGACCGAACACAAGGGGCGCAAGACCTTTGACGACGTGGCGGGCGTGGACGAGGCCAAGGACGAACTGCAGGAGGTCGTCGACTTCCTGAAGGACCCGGGCAAGTTCCAGCGTCTGGGCGGCAAGATTCCCAAGGGCGCCCTGCTGGTCGGGCCTCCCGGCACCGGCAAGACGCTGCTGGCGCGCGCGGTGGCGGGCGAGGCGGGCGTGCCCTTCTTCTCCATCTCGGGTTCGGACTTCGTCGAGATGTTCGTCGGCGTCGGCGCCAGCCGCGTGCGCGACATGTTCGAACAGGCGAAAAAGAATGCTCCGTGCATCATCTTCATCGACGAGATCGACGCCGTGGGTCGCCATCGCGGCGCCGGACTGGGCGGCGGCAATGACGAACGCGAACAGACGCTGAACCAGCTGCTGGTCGAGATGGACGGCTTCGAGGCGTCCGAGAACATCATCCTGATCGCCGCCACCAACCGTCCCGACGTGCTGGACCCCGCCCTGCTGCGTCCCGGCCGCTTCGACCGTCAGGTGGTGGTGCCGAACCCCGACGTCTCGGGCCGCGAGCGCATCCTGCGCGTCCACATGAAGGACGTGCCGCTGGCCGCCGATGTGAATGTGAAGACCATCGCGCGCGGCACGCCCGGCTTCTCGGGCGCCGACCTGGCCAATCTGGTCAATGAGGCGGCCCTGACGGCGGCGCGCAAGGATCGCCGCATGGTCACGCACCGTGATTTCGAGGACGCCAAGGACAAGGTGCTGATGGGCTCGGAGCGTCGCTCCATGGCCATGAACGAGGAAGAAAAGCGCCTGACCGCCTATCACGAGGCCGGTCACGCCATCGTGGCCATGAACGTCAAGGCGGCGGACCCGGTCCACAAGGCGACCATCGTGCCGCGCGGCCGCGCCCTGGGCATGGTGATGCAGCTGCCGGAAGGCGACCGCTATTCGATGAAGTATCAGCAGATGATCGACCGGATCGCCATCATGGCGGGCGGCCGCGTCGCCGAGGAGCTGATCTTCGGCAAGGAGAACATCACCTCGGGCGCGTCGTCGGACATCGAACAGGCGACCAAGCTGGCCCGGGCCATGGTCACGCGCTGGGGCTTTTCAGAGAAGCTGGGCACGGTGGCGTACGGCGAGAACCAGGAAGAGGTCTTCCTGGGCCATTCGGTCGCGCGCAGCCAGAACATCTCGGAAGAGACGGCCCGCACCATCGACGAGGAGGTCCGTCGTCTGGTGTCCTCGGGCTGGGACGAGGCGCGCCACATCCTGACGACCAAGGCCGATCACCACGAGAAGCTGTCGCAGGCCCTGTTGGAATATGAAACCCTGTCGGGCGAGGAGATCAAGGACCTGCTGGAGAAGGGCGTCGCGCCGAACCGCGACGAGAACAACTTCCCCAACGCCGGGCCTTCGGTCTCGGTGCCGGTGACGCCGGTCTCGGACGGGACCGACATCGAGGTTCCGGTCGCCGCCCCCGCCGCGACCAGCGTGCCGACGGTTCACTGA
- the tolB gene encoding Tol-Pal system beta propeller repeat protein TolB — MRLNLLLASVAAVAMAAPLTTAAQTPQAAAPQQNQPVEVEIDQGVLRPLQIAVVPFAGTHGSDISSVVSANLRRSGFFEPLNPSSFIETGLTLANAPNFPQWTQIGAQAVLYGGVTTRGDGRLDVGFRLYDPYRQCQLVSYQFTATQEQWRRIAHKISDVIYQRMTGEAGFFDSRVIFVSEEGSALNRINRLTIADQDGFNPTYLTQGDEVIMSPRFSLSQPDEITYVALGKDYSRIYLYNLTTGRRESLGEFDGQVLAPRFSNDGNKIAFSIIRGGNTDVYVMDLRSRQISRLTNDPGIDTSPSFSPDGSQIVFTSDRSGSARLYVMRSDGSGQRPISRGGGIYTAPSWSPTGNLIAFTKQGGGRFSTGVMNADGSGERILSSSYFEEGPNWAPNGRYVMFARQTPGGDTRLWTVDLSGRVVSQAGYNGRGTDPAWSPLLDRPPTNLGYGQGADSCPA, encoded by the coding sequence ATGCGTCTGAACCTTCTTCTGGCCTCCGTGGCGGCGGTCGCCATGGCGGCGCCGTTGACGACGGCGGCCCAGACCCCGCAAGCCGCCGCGCCGCAACAGAACCAGCCGGTCGAGGTCGAGATCGATCAGGGCGTGCTGCGGCCGTTGCAGATTGCGGTGGTTCCGTTCGCGGGGACGCATGGGTCGGACATTTCCAGCGTGGTCAGCGCCAATCTGCGGCGTTCGGGCTTCTTCGAGCCGCTGAACCCGTCCAGCTTCATCGAGACCGGCCTGACCCTGGCCAATGCACCGAACTTCCCGCAATGGACCCAGATCGGGGCGCAGGCGGTGCTGTACGGCGGGGTGACGACGCGCGGCGATGGGCGGCTGGACGTGGGCTTCCGCCTGTATGACCCGTACCGTCAGTGCCAGCTGGTCAGCTATCAGTTCACCGCCACCCAGGAACAGTGGCGCCGGATCGCGCACAAGATTTCCGACGTCATCTATCAGCGCATGACGGGCGAGGCGGGCTTCTTCGATTCGCGCGTGATCTTCGTGTCCGAGGAAGGCTCGGCGCTGAACCGGATCAACCGCCTGACCATCGCCGACCAGGATGGGTTCAACCCCACCTATCTGACCCAGGGCGACGAGGTGATCATGTCGCCGCGCTTCTCGCTGTCGCAGCCGGACGAGATCACCTATGTGGCGCTGGGCAAGGATTACAGCCGCATCTACCTGTATAATCTGACGACCGGCCGGCGCGAGAGCCTGGGCGAGTTCGACGGCCAGGTGCTGGCGCCGCGCTTCTCCAACGACGGCAACAAGATCGCGTTTTCGATCATCCGGGGCGGCAATACCGACGTCTATGTGATGGACCTGAGAAGCCGCCAGATCTCGCGCCTGACCAATGATCCGGGCATCGATACATCGCCCTCGTTCAGCCCGGACGGCAGCCAGATCGTCTTCACCTCCGACCGTTCGGGATCGGCGCGGCTTTACGTCATGCGTTCGGACGGATCGGGCCAGCGGCCGATCTCGCGCGGGGGCGGCATCTATACGGCGCCGTCGTGGAGCCCGACCGGCAATCTGATCGCCTTCACCAAACAGGGCGGCGGCCGGTTTTCGACCGGGGTGATGAACGCCGATGGATCGGGCGAACGCATCCTGTCCTCCAGCTATTTCGAGGAGGGGCCGAACTGGGCGCCCAACGGCCGCTATGTGATGTTCGCGCGCCAGACGCCGGGCGGGGACACGCGCCTGTGGACCGTGGACCTGTCGGGCCGGGTGGTGTCGCAGGCGGGATACAATGGGCGCGGCACGGACCCGGCCTGGTCGCCGCTGCTGGACCGGCCGCCGACCAATCTGGGCTATGGCCAGGGCGCCGACAGTTGCCCGGCCTGA
- the folP gene encoding dihydropteroate synthase, producing MGIVNVTPDSFSDGGRWASTEQAVDQAMRLVDQGADVLDIGGESTRPGAQPVSEVEEIERVAPVIAAIRARWDGLISVDTMKPAVARAAVSVGAGLWNDVTALTHAFDSAVVAAELGCEVVLMHMRGEPRTMQADPCYEDVVAEVADYLAARAGAAIAAGVARERIWLDPGVGFGKTLAHNLTLTAGLGALVELGFPVLYAASRKRTIQAIDPTAVEATDRLGGSLALALAAAARGARMVRVHDVRETVQALKVQAAVRGAGRTDATFGRG from the coding sequence ATGGGCATCGTCAATGTGACGCCCGACAGCTTTTCCGACGGCGGACGCTGGGCCTCCACCGAACAGGCCGTCGATCAGGCGATGCGGCTGGTCGATCAGGGGGCTGACGTGCTGGATATCGGGGGTGAAAGCACCCGCCCCGGTGCGCAACCCGTTTCCGAGGTCGAGGAGATTGAACGGGTCGCGCCCGTCATCGCCGCCATCCGCGCGCGGTGGGACGGTTTGATCAGCGTCGATACGATGAAGCCCGCTGTCGCCCGTGCGGCGGTCTCCGTCGGCGCGGGCCTGTGGAACGACGTCACCGCCTTGACCCATGCGTTCGACAGCGCAGTCGTCGCCGCCGAACTGGGCTGCGAGGTGGTTCTGATGCACATGAGGGGCGAGCCGCGCACCATGCAGGCTGATCCCTGTTACGAGGATGTGGTCGCCGAGGTGGCGGATTATCTGGCCGCGCGGGCCGGTGCGGCGATAGCGGCGGGGGTGGCGCGCGAGCGGATATGGCTGGACCCCGGCGTCGGCTTCGGCAAGACGCTGGCGCACAATCTGACGCTGACGGCGGGGCTGGGGGCGCTGGTCGAACTGGGGTTTCCGGTGCTGTACGCCGCCAGCCGAAAGCGCACCATCCAGGCGATCGACCCGACGGCGGTCGAGGCGACGGACCGGCTGGGCGGATCATTGGCGCTGGCGCTGGCGGCGGCGGCGCGCGGGGCGCGGATGGTGCGGGTCCATGACGTGCGCGAGACGGTGCAGGCGCTGAAGGTGCAGGCGGCGGTTCGCGGGGCCGGTCGAACGGACGCGACGTTCGGTCGCGGTTGA
- a CDS encoding GreA/GreB family elongation factor, whose protein sequence is MSKSTLPVRPDIFLSAEDHETLSRLVGDMPGEGVTGMLQDELERAIICEPGDLPKGAVPLHRWLHYVDGRSTEPRRIQIVLPNEADIDAGKVSVLSHVGAGLIGLVEGYTISWSDPSGAERSLTPVMIEDAEILADL, encoded by the coding sequence ATGTCCAAATCCACGCTTCCCGTCCGCCCCGACATCTTCCTCAGCGCCGAGGATCATGAAACCCTGTCGCGCCTGGTCGGCGACATGCCCGGCGAAGGAGTCACCGGCATGTTGCAGGACGAGCTGGAGCGCGCGATCATCTGCGAACCGGGCGACCTGCCCAAGGGCGCCGTGCCGCTTCACCGCTGGCTGCACTATGTCGATGGCCGGTCGACGGAGCCGCGCCGCATCCAGATCGTCCTGCCCAACGAGGCCGACATCGACGCGGGCAAGGTGTCGGTCCTGTCGCACGTGGGCGCGGGACTGATCGGTCTGGTCGAGGGCTACACCATCTCCTGGAGCGATCCGTCGGGCGCCGAGCGCAGCCTGACGCCGGTGATGATCGAGGACGCCGAAATCCTGGCCGACCTCTGA
- the pal gene encoding peptidoglycan-associated lipoprotein Pal, which translates to MKTSRIMKLAMVGCAVAAMAACTRKPPVETGVPGPNDGTSTAPTGPAYPTAPTGPVTGGGLGSAQPGSEQDFVVNVGDRIYFDLDSYEVRPEAMPRLDAQAQWLQRYPSVTVRIEGNADERGTREYNLALGARRAESVRTYLINRGIPAGRIDTISFGKERPIAEGSNEDAFARNRNAHTAIVSGAPR; encoded by the coding sequence ATGAAGACTTCCCGCATTATGAAACTGGCGATGGTCGGCTGCGCCGTGGCGGCGATGGCCGCCTGTACGCGCAAGCCCCCGGTCGAGACCGGCGTGCCCGGCCCCAACGACGGAACCTCGACCGCCCCGACCGGCCCGGCCTATCCGACCGCGCCGACCGGCCCGGTGACGGGCGGCGGCCTGGGGTCGGCCCAGCCGGGGTCCGAACAGGACTTCGTCGTCAACGTCGGCGACCGCATCTATTTCGACCTGGACAGCTATGAGGTCCGCCCCGAGGCCATGCCGCGCCTGGACGCCCAGGCCCAGTGGCTGCAACGCTATCCGTCCGTGACGGTCCGTATCGAGGGTAACGCCGACGAACGCGGCACGCGCGAATACAACCTGGCCCTGGGCGCCCGCCGCGCGGAATCGGTGCGCACCTATCTGATCAACCGCGGCATCCCGGCCGGCCGGATCGACACCATCAGCTTCGGCAAGGAGCGGCCGATCGCGGAAGGCTCCAACGAGGACGCCTTCGCCCGCAACCGCAACGCCCACACCGCCATCGTGTCGGGCGCGCCGCGCTAG
- a CDS encoding SMR family transporter, whose amino-acid sequence MSWVMSINPWATLVVAGLLEVLWASGLKTVGLNRPLASLGVGVALAGSMILLWVATQKLPIGTAYAVWTGIGAVGAAVVGVLVHGEPATAVRAVCILLIVAGIVGLKLFSGAPA is encoded by the coding sequence ATGTCCTGGGTCATGTCGATCAATCCGTGGGCGACGCTGGTGGTCGCCGGTCTGCTGGAGGTCCTGTGGGCCTCGGGCCTGAAGACCGTCGGCCTGAACCGGCCGCTGGCGTCGCTGGGCGTGGGCGTGGCGCTGGCCGGCAGCATGATCCTGTTGTGGGTGGCGACGCAGAAGCTGCCGATCGGCACGGCCTATGCGGTGTGGACCGGCATCGGCGCGGTCGGGGCGGCGGTGGTCGGGGTGCTGGTCCATGGCGAGCCGGCGACGGCGGTCAGGGCGGTGTGCATCCTGCTGATCGTGGCGGGGATCGTCGGATTGAAGCTGTTTTCGGGAGCCCCTGCATGA